The sequence TCACGCCCGGCGCACCTTCATCCACGCGGTGGACGCCGCCGCCAGCATCCTGTTTGCCATGGACCACTATGACCAGATGGGCGGGCAACCCTTCAATGTGGGCGATGAGGCGCTGAACTACACCAAGCTGGAGGTGGCTCAACGCATCCAGGCCCAATACGACTACTACCTGCACTGCGCCGAGTTTGGCGAGGACCTGGACAAGCGCGACTACGCGGTCAGCTACCAGCGAATCAAGACCCTGGGGTTTGGCGCCAGCGTCACTCTGGATCAGGGCATTGCCGAGTTGCTCAAGGTCTGCCCTCTGATGAAACCCTTCTCCATCTACCGGAACTTTTAAACGATGATCAACCAACCTTCAGGAGAGTGCCGATGAACCCACCCATCCCCTGGTCCCGCCCGGAAGTGGGCGACGAGGACCTAAAGGCGATCATAGGGGCCTTCGATGATGACTGGCTGACCATGGGCCCGAGGGCGGGCCAGTTTGAGAAGGCGATGGCCAAGCGCCTGGCCCGCCGCCACGCCATCGCCGTCAGCAGCGGCTCTGTCGCCCTGGACATCGCCCTGCGCACCCTGGGGGTGACGCCTGGAGATGAAGTGATCGTCCCTGCCATCACCTACTTCGCCACCGCCGCAGCGGTTTCCCGGGTTGGGGCCACCCCGGTGTTTGTGGACGTCTGCCCGGACAATCTGAACCTGGATCCTCATGCCCTTGGCGCGGCGCTCTCCCCCAGGACCCGGGGGATTGTCTACATCGACTACGGTGGGCTGCCCGCCAACTTCCAGGCCCTCAACGAGTTGGCCCGGCAACACGAGCTGTTTCTGCTTCACGACGCCGCCCACTCCCTGGGTGGGCTTTATCGTGGCGAGCCCCTGGGCAGTCAGGCCAGCATCGCCACCATGAGTTTCCATATGGCCAAGGTGATGACCTGCGTCGAAGGCGGGATGATCTTTACCGACGACGACGAGCTGGCCCACACCTTGAGGCTGTACCGCAATCAGGGGGAGTCAGACAAGTACATCCACAGCAAGCTGGGTTACAACGCCCGCATGACCGACATCTCTGCGGCCATCGGCCTGAATCAGCTGACACAGCTGGACAGGTACCTGGCCGGACGCAGGCGGGTCTGTCAGTCCTACGATCACCATTTCCAGCAGCTGGGCATCGAGATCCTCAGCAATCCTGAGCCCGACACCCTGGCCGCCCCCTTCCTCTATGCCATCCAACTGGATGAACGGGATCAGGTGGCCGCCGGCCTCAAGGAGCAGGGAATCGATACCCGCATCTGTTACCCCATGCCCCTCTACCGGCAACCTGTGTATCTGGACGGGGAAGCGCCCAGCCGCCACCTGCCCTGTCCGGTATCTGAGCGGGTCAGCAAACGCATCCTCAACCTGCCGCTGTTTCCCAGCATGAGTGACGAGGAGATAGAGCGGGTGGTCCAGAACGTGGATATGCTCAACCAGGGGCCTCTTGTCAGCGGATTGTGACCCGCTATGCTGTTCCTCTAACGCAGAGGGAGAGTGACCATGGATAGGATAGACACCCTGGTGGTGGGCGCCGGGGTGATAGGATTAGCCTGCGCCCGGGCCCTGGCCTCTCGGGGCACCGAGGTGTTGCTGCTGGAGCAGGAGCCCGCCATCGGCACCGGCATCAGCAGCCGCAATAGCGAGGTAATTCATGCCGGCCTCTACTACCCCAGTCAGTGGCACAAGACCCGCCTCTGCGTACGGGGCCGCGCCCT is a genomic window of Ferrimonas sp. YFM containing:
- a CDS encoding DegT/DnrJ/EryC1/StrS family aminotransferase, with protein sequence MNPPIPWSRPEVGDEDLKAIIGAFDDDWLTMGPRAGQFEKAMAKRLARRHAIAVSSGSVALDIALRTLGVTPGDEVIVPAITYFATAAAVSRVGATPVFVDVCPDNLNLDPHALGAALSPRTRGIVYIDYGGLPANFQALNELARQHELFLLHDAAHSLGGLYRGEPLGSQASIATMSFHMAKVMTCVEGGMIFTDDDELAHTLRLYRNQGESDKYIHSKLGYNARMTDISAAIGLNQLTQLDRYLAGRRRVCQSYDHHFQQLGIEILSNPEPDTLAAPFLYAIQLDERDQVAAGLKEQGIDTRICYPMPLYRQPVYLDGEAPSRHLPCPVSERVSKRILNLPLFPSMSDEEIERVVQNVDMLNQGPLVSGL